One stretch of Oncorhynchus clarkii lewisi isolate Uvic-CL-2024 chromosome 3, UVic_Ocla_1.0, whole genome shotgun sequence DNA includes these proteins:
- the LOC139405861 gene encoding GSK-3-binding protein-like — translation MPCRKENYILLEQSVTVDSKEVDALVTKIGEALQLHNNSANQKTMSCLHGLTSNCNSSNIKQANNNNNGVALQKRTGCCIRLRNRRQRSNRASPYSFPGSSNQEWDHFKRWDRKGINAAVEDDPHQLLQELILSGNLIKEAVRRLQFSTTECGDLSDKLQC, via the coding sequence ATGCCTTGTCGAAAGGAGAACTATATCCTCTTGGAGCAGTCTGTTACCGTCGATTCAAAAGAAGTGGACGCTTTGGTCACGAAAATCGGTGAGGCGCTGCAGCTTCACAACAATAGTGCTAATCAAAAGACGATGTCATGTCTCCACGGTCTCACCAGCAACTGCAACAGTAGCAACATCAAACaagctaacaacaacaacaatggcgTGGCACTGCAAAAACGTACCGGGTGCTGCATACGGCTTCGAAACCGGAGGCAACGTAGTAACAGAGCTAGTCCGTACAGCTTCCCTGGCTCAAGTAACCAGGAGTGGGACCATTTCAAACGTTGGGACCGAAAGGGGATCAACGCAGCTGTCGAGGATGACCCACATCAGTTACTTCAGGAATTAATTTTGTCTGGGAATCTAATCAAAGAAGCGGTCAGGCGGCTGCAGTTCTCTACGACGGAGTGTGGAGATCTTTCGGACAAGCTGCAGTGCTGA